A window from Chitinophaga filiformis encodes these proteins:
- a CDS encoding DUF2147 domain-containing protein, whose translation MKKLTLLLFTLLIATGSIFAQSAGDKILGTWLNEEKDGKIEIYKSGSKYFGKLVWGKNMYEPDGSSRTDIKNPDPKLRSRKLQDLVLLTNFTYDDGEWEGGKIYDPKSGKTYSCVMKFKGNILQIKGYIGITLLGRTTTWTKA comes from the coding sequence ATGAAAAAGCTCACTCTTCTCCTGTTTACATTACTCATTGCCACCGGTAGTATTTTTGCACAAAGTGCGGGAGACAAAATACTTGGTACATGGCTGAACGAAGAAAAAGATGGTAAGATCGAGATCTATAAAAGCGGCAGCAAATATTTCGGTAAGCTGGTGTGGGGCAAGAATATGTATGAGCCGGATGGCAGCTCCCGGACAGATATCAAGAATCCCGATCCGAAGTTGAGAAGTCGTAAACTGCAGGACCTCGTGTTGCTAACCAATTTCACTTACGATGACGGAGAATGGGAAGGTGGAAAGATCTATGACCCAAAGAGTGGCAAGACCTACAGTTGCGTGATGAAGTTTAAGGGGAATATATTACAGATCAAGGGATACATCGGCATCACCTTGCTGGGCCGAACTACAACGTGGACTAAGGCTTAG
- a CDS encoding OB-fold putative lipoprotein, which produces MTRRKLIILAGALLCLIAAGTGYYLYNKPRTTAAESRTDKHISAEKLYEEFSSNEQQANTNYVNKVVEVKGTVTDVQKTGTSVSVLLAGAGNGAGGVNCSIVPGGEQQLPKVGESVLIKGMCTGMLMDVSIVDATIINHK; this is translated from the coding sequence ATGACGCGAAGAAAATTGATCATTCTCGCAGGGGCATTGCTTTGCCTCATAGCGGCGGGAACAGGATACTATTTGTACAACAAGCCAAGGACTACCGCTGCAGAATCGCGCACGGATAAACATATCAGTGCAGAGAAGCTGTATGAAGAATTTTCGAGCAATGAACAGCAGGCCAACACCAATTATGTGAATAAGGTGGTAGAAGTAAAAGGTACTGTTACCGATGTTCAGAAAACAGGAACATCTGTATCGGTATTGCTCGCAGGAGCAGGAAATGGTGCAGGGGGTGTGAATTGCAGCATCGTACCGGGAGGCGAACAACAGCTGCCTAAGGTGGGCGAGTCTGTGCTGATCAAAGGAATGTGTACCGGAATGCTGATGGATGTAAGTATTGTCGACGCAACTATTATAAACCACAAGTAA
- a CDS encoding gliding motility-associated C-terminal domain-containing protein, whose translation MNRIAIGLLKTLSPVFFFVSTAIAQKGYIYVHVSALNEESSPDFQFAINGGPTAVPDFYLNDQPLVSDRTYDIGASHGITANGLGDGELWASMEASGQIYHRTAGSSQWTATGFAGSSLDGAGPGQFVDVDANGNAYFFDGSSQQLIYTATAHAGLKATDITYGEGRIAIVTDDGSIWKNDGVSAPYTDTWTILAPAGAATRLDMLPSSGQIVYYNSGGSVFTLPFAGGAATNIGSPGTTDVAFDDDGTIYANGYKWGGGTTWIPDASANIFFNHITAGVAGQAWCTSAAANAAGTIYARTPAQGIWIDDERPRLPYKGNVVILPVDAGPYTLSAIIPAGWGLESILLYDPTANSTASVSTAQTSINVAAGEIVHVVVREALLSPTAISQACGVISAEDFGTAATAPLVTTSYHYQNNNDLSDGYYTIHTTDNAATLTDHTTGTGNMMLVNGSGQKDVFYRKRLTNLLPGQPYKLRFWVANANPAAPVRPEILAGISGTDGVVISSFSTGPVSSSGWTAYTFTFNAPGNTADIFLQNNANGSNGNDLALDDIAVIPMAGVLPSSTLTPATPGICEGTSCLIANSTPGGVWATNNAATASVDATGRISATGAGYADITYTVTDATGCQATAITTMTVYARPTVTATAGSTSVCAGDTITLSATAANTLPPYSYQWSSSPAAGGAITSNMLQNTTAAPSAAGSSYTYIVTTVDGRGCTSSAATALVNVNTPPVATISYPADLCATGIVTVKQTGISGGAYSGTAGLIIDAATGTIDLQNSTAGLHTITYTFSDGQCTAAVKADINIHALPLISAISGANAVCEGQTIALTNATATGLWSSDNTAIATVSAAGIVTGITPGTTSVAYTVTDSYGCTGSADTSITVNALPAATIAYGRAVYCFTGTADVIQTGISGGIFSTTPGLVIDAQTGKLDLGASVPGVYTVNYSFTNGTCANSATTTVTVEGKPFVAPVTGNNMICIGNSGAVLSSATGGGIWSSSDNSVLTIDAGGHATGIAPGTAVVTYEITTASGCSNTTDFTMVVPPLPTFSASATAATCNNSSDGSITIQAPGNGYQYALNGSSWATGNTFSNLKGGDYSVQVMNDKGCASAPDTITVPAPAAIGLIVTPKDVTCHGESTGSLSLTAVGGTPPYRIAWSTGATNNKIINLPAGDYSVTLTDKNGCSSSLKVTLTELFPVFVVNDPVKQEGGLLTISGKAMPRADILVTYPDGSITTTHTDGKGNFSTLSPNVVGTGTITVTVTDPFSKGNCTRSIYYSNSTVADLSIIKTITIADAPTIGDEATFTITVNNKGLDHATQVIVTDDISNMLEDVVNITTTRGNTIFNTRTRQVVWTIDTVYVNKPVQLSFTTRITRGGLLENTAIVSGQEQDPDEGNNTATIKPVEISPDLFIPNVVTANGDGKNDYFMVRGIEQYPGSVLEIYNRWGNQVYQSGNYSNNWSGAGLSAGIYYYVLKINMSRTVKVYKGYIELIQK comes from the coding sequence ATGAATCGAATAGCCATTGGATTATTGAAAACTTTGTCGCCGGTATTTTTTTTTGTATCAACAGCAATAGCGCAAAAGGGATATATCTACGTACATGTCAGCGCACTAAATGAAGAATCATCTCCTGATTTTCAGTTCGCTATAAATGGAGGGCCAACGGCCGTTCCTGACTTTTACCTGAATGATCAGCCGCTTGTGTCTGACCGTACCTATGATATTGGCGCCAGTCATGGCATCACTGCCAACGGGCTGGGTGACGGGGAGTTGTGGGCTTCTATGGAAGCTTCGGGACAAATTTATCACAGAACGGCAGGCAGCAGTCAGTGGACAGCTACAGGCTTCGCCGGAAGCTCCCTGGATGGCGCCGGGCCGGGGCAATTTGTCGATGTCGATGCTAACGGCAATGCATATTTTTTTGATGGGAGTAGTCAGCAACTTATATATACTGCAACTGCACATGCTGGTCTGAAAGCAACAGATATCACCTATGGAGAGGGACGTATTGCAATTGTGACAGACGACGGCAGTATCTGGAAAAATGACGGCGTGTCAGCGCCTTATACGGATACATGGACCATACTGGCGCCTGCAGGCGCTGCCACCCGGCTGGACATGCTGCCTTCTTCAGGACAGATCGTTTATTACAACAGTGGCGGATCAGTCTTTACATTGCCGTTTGCGGGAGGAGCTGCTACCAACATTGGCAGTCCGGGTACAACGGATGTTGCGTTTGACGATGACGGAACGATCTATGCCAATGGTTATAAGTGGGGTGGAGGCACTACCTGGATACCCGATGCAAGCGCCAATATATTCTTCAATCATATTACTGCCGGTGTTGCGGGCCAGGCATGGTGTACCTCTGCAGCCGCCAATGCGGCGGGAACAATTTATGCACGTACGCCTGCACAAGGCATCTGGATAGATGATGAAAGACCTCGTCTTCCCTATAAAGGCAATGTGGTGATACTGCCTGTAGATGCAGGCCCTTATACATTGTCGGCAATCATACCTGCGGGCTGGGGCCTGGAAAGTATCCTGCTGTACGATCCTACTGCCAATTCAACTGCATCTGTCAGCACCGCGCAAACAAGCATCAATGTAGCAGCAGGAGAAATAGTACATGTGGTAGTACGTGAAGCGTTGCTGTCGCCAACAGCTATTTCACAGGCATGTGGCGTGATATCGGCAGAAGATTTTGGCACTGCGGCAACAGCACCTCTCGTAACCACATCGTATCACTATCAGAACAACAACGATCTCAGTGATGGTTATTATACCATCCATACAACAGACAATGCCGCGACGTTGACAGACCATACCACCGGTACAGGGAATATGATGCTTGTTAACGGCAGCGGACAAAAGGACGTTTTTTACAGGAAAAGGCTTACCAACCTGCTTCCCGGACAGCCTTACAAACTGCGTTTCTGGGTGGCGAATGCGAATCCGGCGGCGCCTGTCCGGCCGGAAATCCTTGCAGGAATAAGCGGTACAGATGGGGTGGTGATCTCTTCTTTCAGTACGGGGCCGGTTAGCAGTAGCGGATGGACGGCATATACATTTACATTTAATGCGCCTGGCAACACGGCTGACATCTTCCTGCAGAACAATGCCAATGGCAGTAACGGGAACGATCTCGCCCTGGATGACATTGCAGTCATTCCTATGGCAGGAGTGCTGCCATCCAGTACACTGACGCCTGCAACACCTGGCATCTGCGAGGGAACCAGCTGCCTTATTGCCAATAGTACGCCCGGAGGTGTATGGGCAACCAACAATGCTGCCACTGCAAGTGTAGACGCCACCGGCAGAATATCGGCAACCGGCGCAGGATATGCAGATATCACCTACACAGTTACAGATGCTACCGGATGCCAGGCCACGGCTATTACTACCATGACAGTATATGCAAGGCCAACAGTCACAGCAACAGCAGGCAGTACCAGTGTTTGTGCAGGAGATACAATCACATTGTCGGCAACAGCAGCAAATACACTGCCGCCTTACAGTTACCAGTGGTCATCCTCACCTGCTGCGGGTGGCGCTATTACAAGTAATATGTTGCAAAACACTACAGCTGCGCCATCTGCTGCCGGCAGCAGCTATACCTATATTGTCACCACTGTTGACGGACGCGGGTGTACCTCTTCAGCAGCTACAGCTTTGGTTAACGTTAATACGCCGCCTGTTGCCACCATCAGCTATCCCGCAGATCTCTGTGCAACAGGTATCGTTACAGTGAAACAAACCGGTATCAGCGGCGGTGCATACAGCGGTACTGCCGGATTGATCATTGATGCTGCCACTGGTACGATCGACCTGCAGAACAGTACGGCGGGCTTACATACTATCACTTATACGTTCAGCGATGGGCAATGTACTGCTGCCGTAAAAGCAGATATAAACATTCATGCATTGCCGCTTATATCCGCTATATCCGGCGCTAATGCCGTGTGCGAAGGACAAACGATCGCCTTAACGAATGCCACTGCCACGGGCTTGTGGAGCAGCGATAATACTGCTATTGCTACTGTGAGTGCTGCAGGCATAGTAACCGGCATAACACCTGGAACGACGTCTGTTGCTTATACTGTTACTGATAGTTATGGCTGTACAGGCAGCGCAGATACCAGCATTACTGTGAATGCGCTTCCCGCAGCTACTATTGCTTACGGACGTGCAGTGTACTGTTTCACAGGTACTGCCGATGTGATACAGACCGGTATCAGCGGCGGAATATTCAGCACTACTCCCGGACTTGTAATTGATGCGCAGACCGGAAAGCTTGATCTTGGCGCCAGCGTACCTGGCGTATACACAGTAAACTACAGTTTCACAAATGGCACGTGCGCCAATAGTGCCACAACAACCGTAACGGTGGAAGGAAAACCCTTCGTGGCGCCTGTTACCGGCAACAATATGATCTGTATCGGCAATAGCGGCGCAGTCCTGAGCAGTGCTACCGGTGGCGGCATATGGAGCAGCAGTGACAACAGTGTACTGACAATAGATGCGGGCGGACATGCAACAGGCATAGCGCCCGGTACGGCTGTTGTTACTTATGAGATAACTACAGCAAGCGGTTGCAGCAATACAACCGATTTTACAATGGTAGTACCGCCATTACCAACATTCAGCGCATCGGCCACGGCTGCAACCTGCAACAACAGCAGTGATGGCAGCATTACTATACAGGCTCCGGGCAACGGTTACCAGTATGCCTTGAACGGAAGCAGCTGGGCAACAGGAAACACTTTTTCCAATCTGAAGGGTGGCGATTACAGTGTGCAGGTGATGAACGATAAGGGTTGCGCCTCTGCGCCTGATACCATCACCGTACCTGCCCCTGCAGCTATCGGGCTGATCGTAACACCGAAAGATGTTACCTGCCACGGAGAAAGCACCGGTTCCCTTTCACTGACTGCTGTTGGCGGTACGCCGCCTTACCGCATCGCATGGAGCACAGGTGCTACCAACAATAAGATCATCAATCTGCCGGCGGGAGATTACAGTGTGACCCTGACCGATAAGAACGGCTGTTCTTCATCTCTGAAGGTGACACTGACAGAATTATTCCCTGTATTTGTTGTGAACGACCCTGTGAAACAGGAAGGTGGTTTGCTGACCATTTCAGGAAAGGCCATGCCACGTGCTGATATACTTGTTACCTATCCTGATGGAAGTATTACCACCACACATACTGATGGCAAAGGGAATTTCAGTACGCTTTCTCCGAATGTAGTTGGTACGGGTACGATCACCGTCACGGTAACAGACCCTTTCAGTAAAGGCAATTGTACCAGATCCATTTATTACAGCAACAGTACTGTGGCCGACCTGTCCATCATTAAAACCATTACAATTGCAGACGCACCCACAATAGGAGATGAAGCTACCTTCACTATTACGGTAAATAATAAGGGACTTGACCATGCTACACAGGTGATAGTAACAGATGATATTTCCAATATGCTGGAAGATGTGGTGAACATCACCACGACCAGGGGAAATACCATCTTCAATACCCGTACACGGCAGGTAGTATGGACTATCGATACGGTCTATGTGAACAAACCCGTGCAGTTGTCGTTCACTACCCGTATCACCCGGGGCGGATTGCTGGAAAATACAGCCATTGTATCGGGCCAGGAACAGGATCCTGATGAGGGCAACAATACTGCAACCATCAAGCCGGTGGAGATCTCTCCTGATCTTTTTATTCCCAATGTGGTAACGGCCAATGGCGATGGTAAGAATGATTATTTCATGGTAAGAGGCATAGAACAGTACCCGGGTTCTGTATTGGAAATATATAACCGTTGGGGCAACCAGGTGTATCAGTCCGGCAACTACAGCAACAACTGGAGTGGTGCGGGATTATCCGCAGGGATCTATTATTATGTACTGAAGATCAATATGTCCCGTACCGTAAAAGTATACAAGGGATACATAGAGCTGATCCAAAAATAA
- a CDS encoding type IX secretion system membrane protein PorP/SprF → MKRACLLFISLLLTCIVQAQQDVQFSQYVFNGLSVNPAYAGYREELYLHSTYRQQWAGFQGAPQTGTVAMDGVTDVYTKRVGLGGQVTWDRLGPQESIALYGSYAYRIPMANDSRLSIGLGLGITQYAVDGSSRKYVDADDPALTLGKQSTLVPDARFGIYYNTYRTFIGFSIMDLFSAYTGGKMYFGNGTLYSTLRKSRHIYLSGGTVIYLNNDIKLKPSVMIKEDLKGPTNIDLNVFVLLQERLWLGASYRAGMNLWGKTALTSSVDPGTAISVMAEVFVSDNMRLGYSYDLSTNGISRYQRGSHELSIGILFPHNKRVDNTRCARYF, encoded by the coding sequence ATGAAAAGGGCTTGTTTACTGTTCATTTCCCTCTTACTGACCTGCATTGTGCAGGCACAGCAGGATGTGCAGTTCAGTCAGTATGTGTTTAATGGTCTGAGTGTAAATCCTGCCTATGCAGGGTACAGAGAAGAGTTATACCTGCACAGTACTTATCGCCAGCAGTGGGCCGGTTTCCAGGGTGCGCCGCAAACGGGCACCGTTGCGATGGACGGCGTTACGGATGTCTATACGAAAAGAGTAGGCCTGGGAGGGCAGGTAACGTGGGACCGTCTTGGTCCGCAGGAGTCTATTGCATTATATGGTTCTTATGCCTACCGTATACCAATGGCTAACGACAGCCGCCTGAGCATTGGGCTGGGCCTGGGTATAACACAATATGCAGTAGATGGCAGCTCCCGTAAATATGTGGATGCAGATGATCCGGCCCTGACGCTTGGCAAACAAAGTACACTGGTGCCCGATGCCCGTTTTGGTATTTATTACAACACTTACAGGACCTTTATAGGTTTTTCCATTATGGACCTCTTCTCTGCTTATACCGGTGGTAAAATGTACTTTGGCAACGGCACTTTGTATTCTACCTTACGTAAATCCAGGCATATCTATCTCAGTGGCGGTACGGTGATATATCTTAACAATGATATTAAACTGAAGCCTTCAGTGATGATCAAGGAAGATCTGAAAGGGCCGACCAATATTGACCTTAATGTTTTTGTATTGCTGCAGGAGCGCCTGTGGCTGGGAGCCTCTTACCGGGCGGGTATGAACCTGTGGGGAAAAACAGCATTGACTTCATCAGTTGATCCCGGTACAGCTATCAGCGTTATGGCAGAAGTATTTGTATCAGACAATATGCGGCTGGGTTATTCCTATGATCTTTCCACGAATGGAATATCACGTTACCAGCGTGGTTCTCACGAATTATCCATCGGCATCTTATTTCCACACAACAAGCGTGTAGACAATACGCGTTGTGCGAGATATTTCTGA
- a CDS encoding c-type cytochrome has translation MKKLLFPLFAIAIAFTTTIVSCSKDNEQDITNNPNPPGGGGGDNSCDTANMKYAANVLPIITASCYSCHGNGNVSGGVSLGNYAGVKAQVDNGNLLHVINHDAGYPAMPQGGSKLSDCNINKIRSWINHGALNN, from the coding sequence ATGAAAAAATTACTGTTTCCTTTATTTGCAATTGCCATTGCATTCACAACAACTATCGTTTCGTGTTCGAAAGACAATGAACAGGATATTACCAACAATCCCAATCCTCCCGGTGGTGGTGGTGGCGACAACAGCTGCGATACCGCAAACATGAAGTATGCGGCCAATGTATTGCCTATCATAACTGCCAGCTGTTATAGCTGTCATGGTAATGGTAATGTAAGCGGTGGCGTATCACTGGGCAACTATGCCGGTGTAAAGGCGCAGGTTGACAATGGTAACCTCCTGCATGTGATCAACCACGATGCTGGTTATCCTGCTATGCCACAGGGTGGCTCTAAACTGTCTGATTGTAATATCAACAAGATCAGATCCTGGATCAATCATGGTGCACTGAACAATTAA
- a CDS encoding YceI family protein: MRTICFIVLVCVFYLPMQAQTYMTRNGNVSFFSKTPLEDIKAENSQAFAAVDLTKKSVAFTLLQRNFLFPKQLMQEHYNENYVESEKFPKAQFSGTFTGDVPAKPGTYKVQVSGQLTLHGVTQQVTVPGELEVQEGKLTAKSNFAVKPSDFNIKIPSLVKDKIASQINIQIVAVCLPAK, from the coding sequence ATGAGAACCATATGCTTTATTGTACTGGTTTGTGTGTTTTACCTGCCCATGCAGGCGCAGACATATATGACCAGGAACGGGAATGTCAGCTTTTTTTCCAAAACACCACTGGAAGACATCAAAGCTGAGAACAGCCAGGCATTCGCCGCTGTAGATCTCACAAAGAAATCCGTCGCGTTTACATTGTTGCAGCGGAATTTCCTGTTTCCAAAACAGCTGATGCAGGAGCACTATAATGAGAACTACGTGGAAAGCGAAAAGTTTCCGAAGGCACAGTTCAGCGGTACTTTCACCGGCGATGTACCCGCTAAACCCGGTACATATAAAGTACAGGTAAGCGGACAGCTGACACTGCACGGCGTTACGCAGCAGGTCACTGTACCCGGAGAGCTGGAAGTACAGGAAGGAAAACTGACTGCCAAATCCAATTTTGCAGTAAAACCTTCCGACTTTAATATCAAGATCCCGTCTCTGGTAAAAGATAAGATTGCGTCACAAATTAATATACAAATCGTCGCGGTGTGTCTGCCGGCAAAATAG
- a CDS encoding outer membrane beta-barrel protein gives MQLLDDDMDELFRNAASDYPLNTGGGDWEAVRNRLQQADNNQQGTATGGRTGRWWFKPGLFTIITALILVTAVKGLYDGERLLAGDEGRAWHHPDRQQVPANNNTTGIQTSRTVVNDNDVVNDTKIQEDQHGKDATNGSRSIKENSVVTGSDDHQDTHEHVGRNVKQEVTVKPDQYTAGRTTTRDSEQSSVNRKTGNTAVRASVTPDVPASSYPAARPGITAVNNTRLSLDGIRGTANRDMYPDMHILHANNRIRIPANAVTGNDAAVPLKKERQEPAFVKKGLYYGLIASPDITTVKFQRTSNVGYNVGLIAGYRLSKRLAVETGVIYERKYYYSDGKYFDPKKTTWPTDMNVLAVDGWCNMYEIPLNVRYTFATGPKSSWYVNGGMSSYIMKKQGYNYSYEYYGTYGDRDWVYKKATKDWFANVHLGLGYERPVGVLGTLRVEPYAMIPVKGIGVGKLPVTSVGMNVGLTRPLRLK, from the coding sequence ATGCAGCTCCTAGACGACGATATGGACGAACTATTCCGCAATGCGGCCTCAGATTATCCCCTGAACACTGGCGGGGGAGATTGGGAAGCTGTACGGAACAGGTTGCAGCAGGCTGATAATAATCAGCAGGGGACGGCTACGGGCGGGCGTACCGGTCGCTGGTGGTTTAAACCCGGTCTCTTTACCATCATCACTGCACTTATTCTTGTGACAGCAGTGAAAGGCTTGTACGACGGAGAACGTCTTCTTGCAGGAGATGAGGGCAGGGCATGGCATCATCCTGACAGACAGCAGGTACCGGCTAATAACAATACCACCGGTATACAGACTTCCCGGACTGTGGTGAACGACAATGATGTGGTGAACGACACTAAAATTCAGGAAGATCAGCATGGCAAAGACGCTACAAACGGAAGCCGGTCCATCAAAGAGAACAGCGTTGTTACCGGTAGCGACGATCACCAGGATACGCATGAACATGTAGGCAGAAATGTGAAGCAGGAGGTTACAGTAAAACCTGACCAATATACGGCCGGCCGGACAACGACAAGGGACAGTGAACAATCATCCGTGAACAGGAAGACAGGGAATACCGCTGTACGCGCCAGCGTAACGCCGGATGTTCCCGCCAGCAGTTATCCTGCTGCCAGGCCGGGGATAACTGCTGTTAATAATACGCGGCTGAGCCTTGACGGTATCAGGGGGACGGCTAACAGGGATATGTATCCGGACATGCATATCCTGCATGCAAACAACAGGATCAGGATACCAGCCAACGCAGTCACAGGTAACGATGCAGCGGTACCGCTGAAGAAAGAGAGGCAGGAACCGGCTTTCGTGAAAAAGGGATTGTACTACGGATTGATCGCCAGCCCTGATATCACTACCGTAAAATTCCAGCGTACTTCCAATGTGGGATACAACGTAGGATTGATAGCCGGTTACAGGTTAAGTAAAAGGCTCGCGGTGGAAACGGGTGTGATATATGAACGCAAATACTACTATTCAGATGGTAAGTACTTCGACCCGAAGAAAACAACATGGCCAACAGACATGAATGTATTGGCAGTGGATGGATGGTGCAATATGTATGAAATACCGCTGAATGTACGCTATACTTTTGCAACAGGACCTAAAAGCAGTTGGTATGTGAATGGCGGGATGTCGTCGTACATCATGAAAAAACAGGGATATAATTATAGTTACGAATACTATGGAACCTACGGAGACCGGGATTGGGTGTATAAAAAAGCCACCAAAGACTGGTTTGCCAACGTGCACCTGGGCCTCGGTTATGAGCGACCGGTAGGTGTACTGGGAACCCTGCGGGTAGAACCCTATGCCATGATACCTGTAAAGGGCATTGGCGTTGGAAAGCTACCCGTAACCAGTGTGGGCATGAACGTGGGCCTGACACGGCCCTTGCGGCTTAAATAA
- a CDS encoding NAD(P)/FAD-dependent oxidoreductase, giving the protein MKNIQQFDVAIIGGASAGLAAALILGRSIRQTVVFDTGEPRNKPAAHAHNVFTRDGVSPLEILAIGREQLKAYPTVTIAQERVVIAAKVDEGFRLETAGGGTYIVRKLILATGVKDVLPEIAGVQALWGNKVIHCPYCHGFEVRNTPVALIGNDDIAFHQVGLIYNLNKDLTIFTNGKSAFSGEQQAKLQKQHIRVIETPVTAIADEGDGIRIILADGTDHRRQAAYVRPVRMQFHNELAVQLGCELEEAGSIKVDEFQQTTVPGVFAAGDVAHPMMHQVMAAAAAGTKAGAMCNGQMAGEDFEK; this is encoded by the coding sequence ATGAAGAATATACAGCAATTTGACGTCGCCATTATAGGCGGAGCATCTGCGGGACTTGCCGCCGCTTTGATACTTGGTCGTTCTATACGCCAAACAGTAGTATTCGACACAGGTGAACCACGCAACAAACCGGCAGCACATGCACACAATGTATTTACACGGGATGGCGTATCGCCCTTAGAGATCCTGGCTATCGGAAGGGAACAACTGAAAGCATACCCTACTGTTACCATTGCACAGGAAAGAGTGGTAATCGCCGCAAAGGTAGATGAAGGTTTCAGGCTGGAGACTGCAGGAGGGGGTACTTACATTGTCCGCAAGCTCATCCTCGCTACAGGTGTGAAGGATGTTTTGCCGGAGATAGCCGGTGTACAGGCATTATGGGGCAACAAAGTGATCCATTGTCCTTATTGCCATGGCTTCGAAGTAAGGAATACGCCTGTAGCACTGATCGGCAATGATGATATCGCCTTTCATCAGGTAGGCTTGATCTATAACCTGAATAAAGACCTGACCATATTCACCAACGGAAAGAGCGCTTTTTCCGGGGAGCAGCAGGCAAAGCTGCAGAAGCAGCATATCAGGGTAATAGAAACACCGGTGACAGCAATAGCAGATGAGGGCGATGGCATCAGGATCATATTGGCAGATGGAACGGACCATCGCAGGCAGGCCGCTTATGTCAGACCTGTCCGTATGCAGTTCCATAATGAGCTGGCTGTTCAGCTGGGATGTGAGCTGGAAGAAGCGGGTTCCATTAAAGTGGATGAGTTCCAGCAAACGACGGTACCGGGTGTTTTTGCTGCCGGAGATGTAGCGCACCCAATGATGCACCAGGTAATGGCTGCTGCTGCCGCGGGTACAAAGGCGGGTGCTATGTGCAATGGCCAGATGGCGGGAGAGGATTTTGAAAAATAG
- a CDS encoding DUF5777 family beta-barrel protein yields the protein MQKIACYIILCLLLGNVAAIAQDTSLLNMLNSSENAADKQHIVTGTFKATQLINMPTVESPGKQNLQFLIMHRFGKLNEGAYELFGLDNASIRFGLDYGLTDRLSVGVGRSSVDKAFDGNIKYKILRQSAGAGAVPVSISLYELVTHYTQRYTDKAFLNTRFRTSYTSQLLIARKFSPSLSLQVAPSWTHYNLVATPQDNNDIFAISAGGRMKFTKRMSFTAEYNYLLPDQVVSTKAYNSLSLGIDIETGGHVFQLVFTNSNGMVGPYYLSKTNGSWGKGDIFFGFNISRNFNFRK from the coding sequence ATGCAAAAGATAGCCTGTTATATCATATTGTGTTTATTACTTGGAAATGTAGCTGCCATAGCGCAGGATACGAGTCTGCTGAATATGTTGAACAGTTCCGAGAATGCTGCCGACAAGCAGCATATCGTAACGGGGACGTTCAAAGCTACACAGCTGATCAATATGCCTACTGTAGAATCGCCCGGTAAACAAAACCTGCAGTTCCTCATTATGCACCGTTTCGGTAAGCTGAATGAAGGTGCTTATGAGCTGTTCGGACTGGACAATGCTTCTATCCGCTTTGGCCTGGATTATGGGTTAACTGACAGGTTATCCGTAGGCGTAGGCAGAAGTTCTGTTGACAAAGCATTCGACGGAAATATCAAGTATAAAATATTACGTCAATCCGCAGGTGCAGGCGCTGTACCTGTTTCCATCAGTCTTTACGAACTCGTGACTCACTATACACAGCGTTATACGGATAAAGCATTTCTGAATACGCGTTTCCGTACCAGTTATACTTCCCAGCTACTCATAGCCAGGAAGTTTTCACCAAGCCTGTCCCTGCAGGTGGCGCCATCGTGGACGCATTATAATCTCGTAGCTACACCACAGGATAATAATGACATCTTTGCCATCAGTGCTGGTGGCAGAATGAAGTTCACGAAGCGGATGAGTTTTACAGCTGAATATAATTATCTGTTGCCTGACCAGGTCGTGTCAACGAAAGCATATAATTCACTTTCCCTCGGAATAGACATCGAGACAGGAGGACACGTGTTTCAGCTGGTATTCACGAATTCCAATGGAATGGTTGGACCTTATTACCTGTCTAAAACAAATGGCAGCTGGGGTAAAGGAGATATCTTCTTCGGGTTCAATATCTCGAGGAATTTCAACTTCAGAAAGTAA